Within Ovis aries strain OAR_USU_Benz2616 breed Rambouillet chromosome 3, ARS-UI_Ramb_v3.0, whole genome shotgun sequence, the genomic segment tgtctgactctttgtgaccccatggactgcagcatgccgggcatccgtgtccttcaccgtctcctggagcttgctcaaactcgggtccagtgagtcggtgctgccatccaaccatcacatcctctgtcgtccccttctcctcctggggaGGGGTCTTTGTAATGAATCGGCTCtatgaatcaggtggccaaagtattggagcttcagcttcagcatcagtccttccaatgaatattcaggactgatttcctttaggatggactggttggatctccttgtagtgcaagggactctgaagagtcttctccaacaccacagtttaaaaacaccATTTCTTTGGAATTGATCATCAACTTAAAGGAGAGCCCCTTGTTTTCCTGGTCAGAGCTCAGCCTTTCTGGTCTTGGTACACAGCGCCAGTGTTCCTCAGAGTGAAAGCTCAGAGCTCGGGAAGCCTGGCGCTGCGCACGAGCTGTCCCGTGGCTTCTATCAGCTATGTCACCAGAACTTCAGTTAATCTCTCTTCCATTTTCTCAGATCCAGGCCACAGGCTGGCTCCCATTCATGTTAAAACCTTATTCTTGGACTCCCTACTCTTATTTTTGGCTCTATCCAATTCACGTTCCACCCAGCAGCAAGTGCGACACTTTAGAATCAGGCCGCAGCACTGCCCTGCCTAACACCCCTTTCGATTGCTCCCAGGATAGaagccaggcttccttctctGCATCTGGCTCTGCTCACTGTCTTAGCCTTGTCTTAGGCtctcctcctggagaaggaaatggcacccactccagtgttcttgcccgtaaagtcccgtggacggaggagcatggtaggctacagtccacggggtctcaaaaagtcggatacgactgggtgacttcacttagGCTCTTCTCCACCTGTTCTTTGAACCAATCAGTCTGCAACACCGAGGCTCATTCCTGGCtgcacttcacacacacacacacacacacacacacacatcttctccaCCTGTTCTTTGAACCAATCAgtctgttcacacacacacacacacacacacacacacacacacgttttctgTACTCAATGGCGACATTTTTTTGCCcagttctttttatgactgattcTCTCTCGTCCTGCACGTCTCAGTTTAAATATCAGCTGACTGCCATGTCTAAAACAGTTCTCTGCTGTAGCACCTTCTGTATTTCAGAATGCTCATCTTCAGCTGGTCTCTAACTTGTTGATGGTCTTTCCGCACTAGAATTTAAATTCTGCCTGAGCAGGAACTACCttcattctctctcccttttgcTTAAtagaatgcctggcacacagtgggtgcaGAATAAATGTTGAGTGGACACTTGATCTGGCGACTGACCTCTGCTTGAACACACAGTCTCCTGAGAGAATGCAGAGGACTATGCTAGCTGGAGCTGCGTTGAGCGGGGTGCTTGGGGATGCCTGGTGAACCTGCTTGCTTGGTCTGCCCCTCTCCTGCTTCGTATGTCCACTTCCCCAAACGTTTTCTGTCCCCTGAAGCCCTCGTTTCTCTGCCTCTAGTTTTGCCTTCCTCCGCCTTTCATTTTCCACACAGCTGCCAGAACATTCTTTCTTACCTTAGAGAAGCTGGTTTAGATGGGTTTGGGGATTGTTGGCATGTGGTTGGTGGACACAGATTTAAGGGGTGGTGAGAACCGGGTCTCAGGTGAGGCTGGGGGTCAGGAGTTGCAGAGGAAGGGGGATGACGTACTTGGAAGTGTTTCCTGCTCGAAGGATTGAGATCCCAGCattttgtctctctcttccccaccctTGAGGGTCCCCCGTCCTGAAGTGGGGTCTTCCTGCTGGAGTTTGGCTGAGCTGGCCCCAACTAGGGTGGGCGCAGTGCGAGCACCTCTGGAGAGGAGCTGGTGTGTAGCTCTGGCCGTGTGTGGGTCATGCACTCTAGGGGCCTGCGTCTTCCAAAACACTAGGTCTTAGAGGTTACAGGAAGTCGGGGAAATCACAAAGACCTATCTTTCCCCTCCAAAAAAACGGACAGCTGGCGAGCCCCAGGCAGAGCCGGAGCTGTTCGGAAGGGCTGCATGTGGTGACGGGCACCTCGCGCCACTGGCACTGGGTGGGGTGTGGGTTGCGTGGACTGCCAGGAGGAGGGTGTGTAGACTTCCCACTGTCCCTTGTGTCTTGCAGCTAGACCAGATCTGCATCTCTTTTGACAAAGGCAAGACCACAATGAACTTCATTGAGGCAGCGCTGTTGATCCAGGGCTCCGCTTGCGTCTACAGTAAGAAGGTGGGCCCGCCTGGCTGCGGTCTGGACGCAGTGTCTGCTGGGGCCAAGGTCTGCCGTCTCGCTGGGGCAGGTGGCAGGCTCAGCCCTGTCTCAGTTGCCCCAGCAgcacctcccacctcctcctccaagcCCTTGCCCCTTTTAACACGGAAGAACAGAATGGGTTTACAGTAGCAgggttgggaattccctggtggtccagcggttaggactccatgcttccgggggacgggtttgctccctgggtgggGGTCTAGGATGCTGCCTGCCATGCCACATGGCCCCCCGCAAGAGAGATTGTCAGTAACTGAGTCAGTGACTCTCAACCCACGCTCCAGTCCAAAGAGTCACCAGTGCCTGGGCCTCACCCACACTTACCAAGTTAGAGTCCCCGGGTGGtggaggttgggggagggagggagatgtcTGGATGTTTGAACTATCCTCAGTGACAGTTGGTGTTGGAACATGGGAGGGGGCGGGGAAAGGGGAGCCGGGAGAGGGCGTGGGTGAAACCCAGCAGAGGGGGAGCAGGTCGGCAGCGCGGCTGACGGGCTTGCCGCGGAGAGAAAAGACACCTCTCGGGACGGTGCCGAGAAGACGGGCCCAGGGGTTTGCAGGGCCCACGCCTGAGGCCCCAGCTTTCACACGGGGCACGTAAGTCAGCTTCTGAGAACCAGCCACTGTATAAGAAACTCGGAGAGTGAGGTGTGGCTAAAGATCAACGCTGTGGAGGGAAACGCGAAATAAAAGACGAGTTGAAAGCACCGGCAGTCCAGTGGAGGTGAAGCGCCCCTCGCTACTTGCCAGGGCATCTGTGCGCATGCTGGAGATGTTCCTCCAGCGGCACTGCCCTGCCCGTCCTCCTGTGGAGAAGCAGGGGAGAGTGGGCCACAGCACTGATCCACTCAGCTGGCAGTTTAGTGGGGGCGGGGAACGAAAGGCACGCAGAAGGAAGAGTTTAGAAATGTGTTGAGGAGCTCGGTACTGAGAACCCCTCCGGACAGAGGAGGGGAAGCCACCAGCTTGCAGGTCAGCTGGCACAAGGACCCACCTTGGGCAGCGTGAGTTATGAAGACGGTTTGAGAATTCATTGGTTTTTGTCTCAGATGAGCCTATGAAATCGGATTCTTGTGTCCTGCATTTGTCCCCAGAAGGAATATTGGCAGTTAACTTTGGAAGCACAAACATAAGCTGCGCCTGTGGTCAAATACGTAGATGGGCAGATGTGAGCCTCCAGCAGGTGCAGTGAAATGTTAACGCGAAGTCTAGGAGGTGTGAGGGGAGCGCAGGCGGTAGGCAGCTCTGTCTTACTGGTCTTCCGAGCTGATGGAAATCTGTGATCTGATACGTGAGCTTCCTGGGCCCTTGAAATGTGGCATGTGTGACTGAGGAGTCTGGCTTTTTGCTGGCTTTCTGCGTCCCTGGTGCGGGTCCTAGACCCATCGCTGGTGGGGCTGCTCCGATTCTCTGAGTCTCGGTTCACCTCGTTGACAATGAGGACAGCACCGGCGCTGATCCGAGTGATGAGACCGTATGGACCACAGTGCGGTGCGACAGACGCTTAGGAGCGCTCCCGGGCCTCGTTTCTGGGGGGTGGGATCCGTGCCCTCGGGGCACGTTGTCCTGTTGGGCGCTGTCACCAGAGGGAGGGGCTTAGGCAGTGCGTGTCTGCATCCTGCTGGTGGGTGCTTTGTGGTCAGGATCCGGAGAATCCCAACGCTCACCCCTAGCAGTGGGGCCCCACAGGCTATGGCTGCACCGTGATGGGCCGGCAGAGACCCGCGGCGCTCCCGCAGGTGGGGGCTGGTTGGCGAGCCTCATGAAGTCAGACGCGGCTGAGGGTGCGGGCTGCAGGGTTCGGGTGGCCGCAGCTGCGGCGGTGTGGAGTGAGGGCGCAGGAGGGGGCTCCAGCTGTTCGACAGTGCTGGGGAGGTGTGGCGGTTGGGTTGGAGCAGGGATTTTGGCAGCTGGACGGGCAGGAGTTTGGAGAGAACACGGGCGTCTTGGCAGCTGGGCGCGTCACGTGGGGGCTCTGGGAGCCCCTCCGTCCTCGCCCTCACTGCTGGCTCTGGTTGCCAGGTGGAATACCTCTACTCCCTGGTCTACCAGGCTCTCGACTTCATCTCGGGCAAGAAGTGAGTATGCAGGGGTGCCCGTGTGCCCGCTGCGCGTGTGGCCCGGGCGGCCCTCACCCGCGGTGCCCCTGCGCTGGTTCTCTCAGGCAGGCCAAGCAGCTGTCCTCCACGCCGGAAGGCGGGACCGTTGGGGATGCCAGCTCGAGGGCCCCCCAGGAGGCGGAGCAGAAGGTGAGGCTTCCTGGGTGTCTGGCGGTGCCCACTGTGCCAGCCGGGCCCCCCTGAGCCCTCTGTCTTCCCACAGTTCCGGGCATTGGACGACCTCTCTGACTCCTGTGCTAACGTGGATCTCAGGGATGACCAGGTCCTCAGTGTGAGTGCCCCTCCTGCGTTTAGCTGACGGGGGGTGCAGGGTGCTGTTGTGGCCCATGGGTTCCCACGGTTCACCCGCTCTTGGCCTCTGTGCAGGGGACCCTCATCCCCCTCCTGCCCAACGCCCTGGTCGCCCCGGACGAGATGGAGAAGAACAGCACCCCCCTGTACAGGTGCGGGGCGGCGCCTGCTGGGTGGACGGGGGGTTGCTGGGGAAGGGGCTCTGCAGCGCCCATGTTTTGCCAGCTGTCAGGGGGAGGTCCTGGCCAGCCGGAAGGACTTCAGGGTGAACACGTGCACACCGCACCCCAGAGGCACATTCCTGCTGGAGCCGCTGGGCGTGTCCCTCATGGAGGCCCTGCAGCCGTGGAACCCGAAGGGTGAGGACCTGGGCAGGGACGAGGCGGGCTCGCGCCCACTGTTCGGGCCTGCCTGCTGGGCGGGGCCTCTGCCCACAGCTGGCTCAGCCCCAGAGGGCCCGCGGCCTGTGCTGGGCTGTGTTCCCTGTCCCCAGTTCTGGCCGCGTGGGGCCTAGGAGGGACCTTGTAGGGGGAGCAGGGCTGACCGTGTGCGATCCCTGCTCTCTCGCAGAGCCTGGAAGGGCCGAGGAGCAGCCCATGGAAGTCTCTGTGTGCGGGAGTCCCGGCCCGGCACTCAGCACCTCCCAGGAGCCAGGTGAGAAGCGAGCTCCCAGGCGGGCCTGcgggggggctggggagggcctCTGCGCTCAGCACCCACCCTGTCCAGCGCTGCAGCCTGGGGGGCTAAGGCTCGGGGGCAGGCCTCCGTGCCCCGGGCCCACCTTGGCCAGCTGTGCTGTCTTGGTTCAGTGGCTGCCCCCAGACCAGCTTTCTCTCTGAGCAGACAGAGGCGGCAGCATTTGAAGAGGAAAATTACTAAAAACTAAAGTGAAGCAAACAGAGCAGCGGTGTGACGCGAGTGTGCCGTGCTGTTTGCTCCCCACAGGTGACGCTGCGGCAGGGACGGCACCTCATCCCCAGGCGCAGTCCCCGCTGCCTGGCCTTCTGGCTCCCGAGGCTGACTGTCTCGtgtccctgccaggctcctctccagacGGCCCAGCGCCCAGAGGTGGGGGCGTGGGAGAGGACAGAGAGGAtgcagaaggggcagcagagcccCCTGAGGCCTCAGCACTTGAGGTCCCTATGGAgcccctggagcccaggagccctgAGCAGGTGGGACCCCGAGGGAGGCCTGCTGAGCCCCCACCCTCAGCCAGGCGAGCCCCGGTGGGGACGGCGCGTGCGTGGGGCAGGCGGTCCCCTGGGCTGCCGGCTCTCTGGGCCTTGTGCGCCAGGGCAGTGGGTGTGTCCGCCAGCCGGCCCCAGCCCCACACCCTGCCCTTTCCAACAGCAGCTTTCACGGCTCCCTCTCTGAGCAGAGCAGCTGCTGCTCTTCAGGGGTGGACTGGTGCCCAGGGGCAGCACCCAGAATGGCACTGGTCTCCAGAGCCGACTCTCGAGGCCAGGCTGGCAGGAGTGGGCGGGCCTGTCAGGTTCGATTGGTTGTTTTTGCCTAATTGctgtcacgtccgactctctgtgaccccatggactgcagcctgccaggctcctccatctgtgggattctctgggcaaggatactggagtgggtcgccatgccctcctccaggggatcttgccgacccagggatggaacccaggtctcccgcactgcaggcggattcttcaccgtctgtttttctctttgaggAAGTATCTCGCCGCCACTCGTCCAGTTCCTATCGCCTAAATCTTTATTAGCTTTTCACCTTCTCGTCGTTGAACTTCCTGCCCCCAGGGGCTTTCTGCAGGGCTCCCCATGTCTGGCCCCGGAGCAGAGCTGCTGGCGGCCTGGGATCCtgggtggaggaggagaggggaatccCAGGTTTTCCTTTGCAGAGTGCTGCCCAGCCCAGGAGGTGTGCACTCCGGGAGCGGAAGGAGGCCCCGGAGCCCGCATCCAGGCTGCAGGTGAGGGGCGGGCGGCCTGGAGcccggcggggggtggggggggcgccCTCGGCAGTGCGTCTCTTGAGCACTCTTCCTCCCCCAGCGCTGGGCCTCCCTGCTGCAGCTCCAGGGTGCCCCCTCCCTGAGCTCTCAACTAGGGGAGGGTGCGTGTCCTCCACCCTCCTGTGTCTGCTTGTGCTCAGGACACCCCAGACCCCTGGCAGGGCCTGGACCCCTTCGACTCTCCAGATTCTAAGCCCTTCAGGAAAGGTAACGCGGCGGGCATGGCCCCTgggcactgggggtgggggctggattCACCCGGCTTGAGTGGAGGTTGGGGCTCCACGGCCTGTGGGCACGGAGATGGCCCTGGGCTGTGGCTGTGCTCCGGGACTGCCTGTCTGCCCCCAGGCAGGCCCTACTCTGTGCCCCCCCGCGTGGAAGAGGCGCCAGGACAGAAGCGTAAGAGGAAGGGTGCCGTCAAGCTGCAGGATTTCCACCAGTGGTACCTGGCCGCCTGTGCGTGGGGCCCAGGGTCGGGTGCGGCTGTGGGCCTCAGCTCGGCCCCTGCTGACCCGGGCTTCTTGCAGATGCTGACCACACAGACAGCAGGAGGTCCCGGCGAAAGGGCCCTTCCTTCGCAGGtgagcctggggcctggggctctTTGAGGGAGGCTGACCCCACATTGCACCGCCCCCCTCAGCCTCGGGAGGCCGGAGGCCAAGTGGACTTGGGTGGGCCTGGGCAGGATGAGGGAGCCCCCTCATGAGGCTTGTGTGCGCAGACATGGAGGTTCTGTACTGGAAGCACGTGAAGGAGCAGCTGGAGACGCTCCGGAAGATGCAGAGGAGGGAGGCAAGTACCGGCCACCATGTGGACCCCGCGGGGCCTGGTGGGAGACAGCAGTGCCTCTGATGGGCTGTCTCTGCACAGGCGGCTGAGCGGTGGTTGCCGAGGGCTGAGCAGGGGCTGTGGCCTGTGGAGGAGGACCGCCTGGAGGACTCGGTGGAAGACCTGGGCGCCGCAGGTGGGGCCTCCAGGGGCAGGCCGGGGCAGGGCTCAGCGCCCACCGCAGCCTAACTCGCCTTGTGCCCGGGTGCTCCCTTCTCAGCAGATGACTTCCTGGAGCCTGAGGAGTACGCAGAGCCCGAAGGGGCAGAGCCCGGGGAAGAGGCAAACATGGGTAGGTCTGGGAGTGGGCTGCTGGCCTGAGGAGCCCTGAAGACGGGAGGGACAGACGCTCACGGCCGCACTTTTGCAGAAGCGGAAGCCATGCCAGCGTCTCTGCGCTATGAGGAGCTGGTCCAAAGGAACGTGGTAGGCCCAGGTCAGAGTGGGGGcagccgggcggggcgggggcgggccctGCACCCAGCTGCTGGCCCCGGTCCTCCCCCAGGAGCTCTTCGTCACCACCTCGAAGCAGGACGTCTTCGTGACCACCTCGAGGCAGGAGCTCGTCCAGGAGACGGAGCTGAAGCAGCAcatcaggggctgggaggaggccaTCCAGACCCTGCTCCAGGAGCAGGTGAGGCGGGCTGGGCGGGCCCCTGGCGGAGGATGGCGTCCCCTGCCGCCTGCCTTGGGCCAGCCCGggaccctcccttcccctccgcAGGAGGAGCATGTGCCCTTTGACATCCACACCTACGGGGACCAGGTGGTCTCCCGGTTCAGCCAGCTCAACCAGTGGTGTCCCTTCGCGAAGCTGGTGGCAGGCCAGCCTGCCTTCGAAGTGTGCCGCTCCATGCTGGCCTCCCTGCAGCTGGTGAGTGGCCCAGGCGTCTGGGAGGGAAGTGGCCCCGGCCTCTGCTAACGCTTGGCGTCCTACAGGCCAATGACTACACAGTGGAGATCACCCAGCAGCCGGGGCTGGAGGCAGCCGTGGACACCATGTCCCTGAGGCTGCTCACACGCCAGCGGGCCCACCAGCGCTTCCAGACCTACGCCGCCCCCTCCACGGCCCAGCCCTGAGCAGGGAGCCCACGCCCCACGGACCCTGGGTGTGCGTCTGCGCCGTCTGCTTCCTGGCTGGCCCAGCCTAATAAAGTGTTGCCATCCCACCAGTCCCTTAAAACAAACCCTTTACCGAACCGTCGTGTTTAGGGGAGAGGGTTGTCTGTCCCCTGCGCCCCAGGAGGCAGCcaccaggcccccagccccccgCCCGCCAGGGCCTGCAGGGGCGGCCGATACAGATCTCACGCGCACACGGCTCCGTCACAGCCCTTTAATGGCCGGGCTCAGTGCAGGACACTGCGGAAGGCAGCCATGTGGCGCCGCACGCTGTCTGTGATCTGCTCGGCCGACCGGCCCCTGCTGTAGTAGTCGGTGAAGAGGCCGTCGGGGCTGAGCAGGTAGATGGCGATGGAGTGGTCCACGATGTAGTCCTGGTCTTCGTCCTTGGGGCCAGCGCTGTAGTACACGCGGTAGCTGCGGCTCACCTGGGCGATCTGCTCGGTGGACCCAGTCAGGCCCAGCAGCCTCGGGTGGAAGTCCTGCACGTAGCGGGCCATGGCGGCCACGGTGTCCCGCTCGGGGTCCACGGTGATGAAGAGGGGCTGCACCGGGGGCAGGCCGGGCTCCGCCTCCAGCTGCCGCACCACCTGCACCAACTTCTCCAGCTCGTCGGGGCAGATGTCAGGGCAGTGAGTGAAGCCGAAGTACAGCAGCACCCACTGGCCCCGGAAGTCAGCTTTGCAGCGCACTTGGCCCCGGTGGTCCAGCAGGCTGAAGTCGCCCTGGCCCACAGCAGCCTGCCGCAGGGCCTCTGtccgctgctgccgccgccacTGCTCCTTCTCGGCCCTCATGGCCAGCCAGGCCCCACCCACTCCAGCCCCAATCAAGGCTGTGACAAGCAACCTGGTTCGCAGGCCAGGACCCTGGGGCTGgtcctgcctgcctgtctctgcAGGGCCTGGCGTTGAGAAGGGCTGGTATCTCACATGCTGGGCCTTGCCTCCTGGGGTCCCAGGGAGGGCCAGAGCCTTGAGCTGAAAGAGCCTGTGCCAAGCTTTGGGTGCCCGAgtcagcagcagcatggacctgATGCTTCTGGAAAAGAGCAAAGAGTGTCAGAAGCCAGAAGTGCCCCCATCATTCAGGAGATCCCTGACTCCACCTGGAGGACCAGCCCTACACAGGCTCTGCTGTCAGCAGCTGCTCACCTAGCACTCACCCCGGCTCAACGGCCTCACCTCTGAAACCTCAAACCCCAGCTTAGGCGTCACCAAGCGTTCATGCTTGTCCCTCTTGTTCTTCAGCCTGAGAGCCTGTCTATCCCATCCCACTCGGCCCCGGCAGCTCTCTAACAGCTCAGCCGTCGCCTGCATTTGAGCTGACGGAAAGCATCCCATGCACACGCCTCTGCCGGATTCTTGgtcatatttgtttgtttgcaatAAACACCCATTTCTTAAGAGGAGGTGGGTGAATTTCTGGCTTCAACCCTCCCAAGACTGACTCCTCTGGCCCTTCTGCAGCCCTTCTCCTGAGGCCACTCCTGCCACAGTGCTCTGGCCCCCGGCCCCGCGGAAACTGCGCCACGCGCACCGCAGTCTGCAGCGCTCCGCCTGGCCCCAAGCCCCCGCCAGCCCCTCGCACGTACACTTCCAGCTGGCAGCCGGCCCGTTAGAGAAGGTTTCTGCTTGCTTCGCGCCAACTCTTCACAGCCAGGTACCCGACGGCAGCTCTGGACTCATGTCCTGCCGCTGCTTCGGTGACCTCCGTGCCTCTCTCAGGGGCCTCTGGAGATTTGCCAGGAGGAGGTCTTAGAATCCCCCCTCACCTGTTCAGGCGCTCCTGGGAGGATCCTCTCGAAGACTCCTACACGTCCGGCCTCTGCCCGTCCGACGGTTCCTCGGCTGCACGACCTTGGACACGTCCCTTAGCTTGTTCACACCACCTTCCTTACAAAACGTGCTCCAAGTTGTGCATAAGGTGGGCCTGCAGACCCAGACGtttccagcccctctcctccGGGAGCCCCTTTCACAGCAGCCTCCCGGAACGCGCCTGCGAGTCTTCCAGGTGCTCCCCGCTCACCGCGCGCCAGGGTCGGGGAGGCGAGTCTCGAGATGCTGCCGGGGCGGCACCGCGGACTACCCGCCCAGCTCGACGTCAGCGCGCATGCGTCAACGACAACGCGCTCGCGCAGACGGCCGTGTGCGCGGGCCGGCGCCGGGCGGTGCGCGTGCGCCAAAGGCGGAGGCCCGCCGGAAGTCACGTGTGGGGGCGGGGCTTCCTCCGTGGCCGTGCCCTTCCGCCGCGGCCGCGCTCGCTCGGCGCCGTCCCCAGTCGCCGGATGTGGTCACCCGTCGTCGGGTGGGGTCTCCGCCCCGCTCCCCAGCCCGGCATGCCGGCGCGCGCATGGCTGCAGGCCTCTCGGGCTTCGTTGCTGTGTCCAGCGGGCCGTGAGCAGCTGGGCCCGGGAGAGAGGGAGTCTCCGGGCGTAGGGCTGAGCCGGGGCGGGGGCATCTCTTCTTGTCCCCTCTCGGAGCGCGGTGACCCCAGGCCGTCCAGGAGCAGCCGCGCTCCCTCGCTCCAGGCCGCGGCCTACGGCCGGCTGCCCGTGGCGGTCAGAGCGGCGGCCCCGCGCCAGCCTGCCGAGACTCGGTTCGGCGTGGATCCACTCCGCGTCTCGCGTGTCGTCAGACTGCAGCCCCTGATGTACCCTCGGTTGCCgggtcccctggagagggagtTACAGAAGGCTCGGGAGGGGGCGGGAGACATCTGGAGCGGCCGTGACTGACTTCAGCGGTGGGGGTCCGGAAGAGCTTGTTCGGCGGGAGGGCCCTGGGAGTTTCCCCAGACCCGGACCAGGTCGGTCTTGCTCGGATAAGGGTCACCGGGTGGGAGTGGAGCGGGGAGGCTGGACCCTGGCTGCGGCAGGGTAAGACAGGGTCAGGCTACCCGAGTTACGAGCGGAGATAAAGAGATCCGTGCCAGCAGAGGCCACAGCCACTCGGGGACCTCTATGGGGAGGCTACACAGGCTCCAGGGCCAGTGCCCGGCTAGGGACTGCGGCCTCTCTCTACTTCCTGCCTGCCATCTTTGCAGACCGGCTGTCCACTGCTGTGGGGGCTATGTGTGGGCGGCTAAGGGGTCTGCAGGTGATGGAGATCCTGGAGCTTCCTGGGAGGTGTGGGGGAGGCTGACACTCGGATCAGTCATGAGGGATCCTGAACATGGACAGTCAGGTGCCCTATGTGATGGGATGACAGGTGCGTCAGTCAGGTCACCCTCTTGAGTGGGTGGTCAGGCATCCTCTGATGTGGGACACTGACGCTGGCTTTGGGTCAGATCGCCTGTGGCTGTGTGTTCATAGGTCAGGGGTCTCTAACATCCGGGAGGCAAACCCTGGTCAGGTCATCTGTGATGAATGGCAGGCTGTCGATGGTGGCTGTCGCATCTCTTGTTTCCTGCAGGAATCCGTCTGCAGGAACCAGCTTCCTGACCACAATACAGCACCAGCAGCCCACTCACCCCTGCAACCCTTGTATCTGGCCAACCTCCCCTGCAATAGGGCTCCCAGTGACTCTCAGTGGCCTCTAATCAGTGACCCCATCATTGACCCTGACCAAGGATTCATCAGCAACCTTGACAGATGTCCAAAATCATGACCAATGACAGGACTGGTTCTGATAAGTTCTCACTAGTAGCCCATCAAATATATGGATCAACATCCTATGGCCCAGTAATGATTGATCAGAGGCCCATTGGTTATTTAAACCAAGTCCCTATTAGTGACTTCTATTAAATTTCCATTGATGGTCTTGACCAAGGTCCAGGGACCCATGAGTAACTGATCAATATCCTCCCTAGTGATCCTTCAGAGATTCTGGCCTGTGTTTTCCATCAATAACCAAGATCGATGACCA encodes:
- the LOC101121590 gene encoding protein SCO2 homolog, mitochondrial produces the protein MLLLTRAPKAWHRLFQLKALALPGTPGGKAQHVRYQPFSTPGPAETGRQDQPQGPGLRTRLLVTALIGAGVGGAWLAMRAEKEQWRRQQRTEALRQAAVGQGDFSLLDHRGQVRCKADFRGQWVLLYFGFTHCPDICPDELEKLVQVVRQLEAEPGLPPVQPLFITVDPERDTVAAMARYVQDFHPRLLGLTGSTEQIAQVSRSYRVYYSAGPKDEDQDYIVDHSIAIYLLSPDGLFTDYYSRGRSAEQITDSVRRHMAAFRSVLH